TATGTTAACATAGTAGAAATCATTTGTCAATTTTTTTGAAAACATTATCATTATATTTGACAACTTAAATGAAATATAATATAATTGACTAAACAAATATACTATGAGACAAGAGTACGGAAAATTAAACCTAGTTTTTCCGTGCTCTTTTTTATTTGAGGAGGAATCATGAATTTTTTTGATAGCTTCAACCTAAATCTATTGCTTAGGATAGCCTTGTCAGTTATAGCAGGATTCATCATAGGATCAGAAAGGGAAACCAAAAACAAATCCGCAGGGGTAAGAACCCACACGATAGTATGTCTTGGAGCTTGTATAGCAATGATAATATCGAAATATGGATTTTACGATGTAAAAAGTTACGATGCGGCAAGAGTCGCAGCACAAATAGTATCAGGAGTTGGTTTTTTGGGAGCAGGAGTCATATTTGTAAAAAATTACGGAGTAACAGGTCTAACAACAGCAGCAGGCATGTGGACAACATCAATAGTAGGCATGGCCTTCGGATCTGGAATGTATTTTGTAGGCATAGTAGCAGCAGCCTTCATAGTAATATTTCAAACCTTTATGTTCAACGGAGAAATATTCAAAAGACACGAGCAATACACAACAATAATAGAATCAAGAAGTTCAAACATAATAGGCAGAATCGACACATATATAGAAGAAAACCAACTCCACAAAAAAGGCTATAACCTAAGATTTAAGGACGAAAAATTCATCCTAAACTTCAACATCTACCCAAAAGACTCTGAAGAACTAAACGAATTTATAGAATTCCTAGAAAACGACCTCCACGTGGAGAAGTTTGATATATTTTAAAAGAAAATAAGGGTAATCCCCATGGGAATAAAACATAAAAAAGCAGTAGTTCACACCTACTGCTTTTTGTTTATTTTATTAATATAAATAAATATTCATGGGCTATTAGTAGAAAATTATAGTCAATGCTTCTTTGTTTCCAGAATCCTGTTGCCCTTGTATTGTGTTGTTCTTTAATTATAAGTTCTTTTAATTTAAAACCTTCATCTTCAAAAACTTTCAAAACATCAAAACCCAAATGAACCATATGTTTATTTTTTCTGGTATCTCCCATTAATATGGCACAAAACTTATCTTTTTTTAGGACTCTATAAGATTCAGCCGCCACTTTTTTCATTTCTTTTAGAAATTCATCTATCTTTAAAAGTGACAAATCGTCTTCAAGATTATCTGAATATTTTATAATATCTGCATAAGGCGGATGGGTACAAACCAAATCAATACCTTCATCTTTTAGAAAATCTAAATTTCTAGCATCACCCTTTACAAGTTTAACATTTCCCATAGGTCTGTCAGTTAAATTGAAATCTATTTTTTCTTTACATCTATTTAAGGCAACATCATTAACATCAATTCCAATAATATTTCTATTCAAAAGCTTAGCTTCAACTAAAGTTGTTCCGCCACCAGCAAACTGATCGAGAACTAAATCTTCTTCTTCTGAATACCTTAAAAGAATATTTCTAGGTATATAGGGCGACCAATTCCCCCTCCATTTTGCATCGTGAGTTGCCCAGTTTCCTCTTTTTGGAAAAGACCAATGTGTTGTCATTTCTAATTCAAAATCATCTGGTTCCCATTTTTTTACGATAGACATTTCACACCTCTTAAAAGTTAAACTTCTTCTATATTTAAAAGACTAATGATCCAATTTAACCACCCCTGAACTGAACTTGATCGTCTGACTACTACACCTTCTTTGCAAACATTATATTTTCTCATTTTTGCTTGTATATTATCTTTTGATGGTAGTTTTCCAGTAGAGTATAATTCAAAAAATAATTCGCTAAATATTTTATGTTTTAACATTAATTGAACTAAGGCAAGCTGTCTATCCTTATAAGTTTTCTTAGCGATGTCTTTTCCTAATTTTGTAAGTCTAACTTTTATTAAAGTATTACCGTCTTCGTCACTATCTTCATAATCTGTATATTTTTCAAAAATTCCTAAATATTTGCCTGCATTATAGTAATAATCTGATTGTCTAATGTCAAATTCCATAACTTCAGCGATTTGTACCGTTGTTAAATCTTCTTTATATAAAGCTTCTAATAACGATATGACTCTTTCAAATGAATCAGCTTGAATAAATGGTGCATCATCTTTTGATTGATGATTAGTATTATCGTCAGTTTCTACTCTAGTAGACTGATATACTTTAAATAAATCCTCCATTGTTATTTCTGTATCTTCCAAACTGTAGTAATTTTCTTTAATTAGTTTGATCGAAGAATAATTGTTTGTATCTGTGAAAGTATATTCTTGCAATCTAAAAATCTGATTAGAGTATACAGAAAATACAAGTCTTATTGGTTTATTTACTCTATTACGCCACAATCTATAAGGATAATATAGTTGTCTTATGTGAAAATCATTATTGACAACATTTTTTGCCTCCATTATAACTACAGAGTTTTTATTTTCCATGCCTCCATCTATTTCGCATTGCGCTTTGTCAACCTCTACTTCAAAAGGATCTCTATTTACTCGATCTACCTTAAATTTAAATTCTCCTGTACCCATTCTTCCATTAAATGTTGAAACATTACCTTCTTCGTTTAAAAAATTATCAAGTATATCTGAGAGCAAAAGGACATTTATTGCATTTGACTCAGAGGTTATATTCCTTATATCAACACTTTCCAATTTTGGAAGTTTAACCTTACACATCTTTGTATTAGTAGTGAAACTATTTTCCAAAGCTTGATATAATTTGAAATCACTCAATATATATGAACCTCTTGAAATCGGAAGAATATTAATTTTATTTTTCTTGAAAATCGAAGGAAGAGATTCATAACTATCCCACTTAGCCATTAATCTGGGCTCTCTAAATTCTTTAATTTGACTTGCCTTAATCTCAAAATAACCATTTTTTTTAACATTATTTAGTATGTCGTGTTTGTTGAAAAGTTCCTTCCAAGCTTCGTTAGATTTATCTGTTTTTACCATAATTGTTTATTAATACCTCATATATCTGTCCACGTTCATTTTTGTTAGAATTTATAGTTCTGGATGCTTTTACTCTTTTTATATTAAATCCTTTGTATAAATCATCAAAAAAATCATCATTTAGGTCATAATTTTTAGGATCTGAGTTACTAAGTAATAAATGAGCTGATTTTTTATCCATTTGTTTGAAAAATTCTGCTAATTCAATTTGATCTTCATCAGTAAAACTATCTTTAGAGTATGATGTAAAATTAGAAGTCGGTTTAATAGGTCTATAAGGCGGATCAAAATAAACAAAAGTATTATTGTCTATAAAATCAGAAGATTTTTTATAATCACCATGAATAATTTCAACATTTTGAAGTTTTTTATTTACATTTAAAAGATTATCTTCATCTAAAATTTTAGGATTTTTATAGGATCCAATTGGTACATTAAATAGTCCTCTCATATTTTCTCTATATAGGCCATTAAATCCTGTTTTATTTAGGAATATAAATAAAGCCGCTCTTTTTAAACTATCAAAATTTTTTAAAACTTTTAATCTATTAAATTCTTCTCTGTTTTTGTAATAAATAACTTTTCTTTCTTCATGAGTTAGGTCCTTATATTCATTTTGAAATTCTTCTAATAACTCAATTAAATTTTCTACATCATCTCTAATTACCTTATAAGAATTTATAGCTTCTTTATTTATGTCACTTATGTAAACTTCTTTTAGGTCAAAGCTGTTTAGGACATCAAATAGAACAGCCCCAGCTCCAACAAAGGGTTCACAATATCTATTAATTTTCTCATCAAAAGGATAATACTTTCTTATTTCATGTAATAATTGACTTTTCCCACCAGCCCATTTTATAAAAGGCTTAGCTTCAATAATTTTTTCTTTGTCACTCATAGTTGTCCTTCCTATTACTGGTAACTATTAGTTACTTTACTCTATTGCTTGATAAAGATCCTCTAATAAATTTTCCCACAAAAAAAGAGTACCCTTTCGGATACTCATTTGTTGTTTTTATTCCCCGACGTAGTCTACTACTACGTATCTTTGTGGTTCACGGCCTTCGGAGTGGCTGGTGACGTTTCTGTGTTTTGCGATTTCTTCGTGGGCTAAGCGTCTTTCGTAGGAGTTCATGTATCTTAGGTTCCATGATTTTCCGCTTTGGGCTACTTTTTGGGCTGTGTCCCTTGCTAGTCTTACGATTTTTTCATCTCTACGTCTTTTGTAGTTGTTGATGTCTACATTTACTCTTAGGTTGTTGGATCTTGAGTCGATGGCTTTTCTTATGATAAATTCGATTGCATCTAGGCTTGCTCCGTTTTTGCCTATGGCGATGCCTGTGTCGCTTTCATCGACTTTTGCGTCTAGCTTTATGATTGATCCGTCGAGGTTCCCTATGACACTTACATTTTCAAAGTGCATGGCTGTTAGGATTTCTTCTAAGAGTTCTTTGGCCTTGTAGTAGTTGTCTATGTTTGAACGTTTTTTAGAAAGGGCGTAGTCTCTTTTTTCTACTTCCTCTTCATTTTCTTGATCAAGGTCATTTTCGAATAGGTCTTCAGTTTTTTCTTCTACGAAGTCTTCTACTTCTTCAAATTTTTCCTTGATGGCTTCTCCAATATCTTTAGCTTTTTCTTCGATTGGCTCTTCTGTTGGTATGCCTTCTTCTCTTTTGATTTCTTCAGATCTTTTTTTGATGTCGTAGTCTTTTTCTACTGCTTTTAGGGAGTCTACTTCGATTTCGTTTTTGAGGTCCTCTAGGACCTTGTCCATGTCTTCGTCGTAGGA
This genomic window from Anaerococcus murdochii contains:
- a CDS encoding DNA adenine methylase — its product is MSDKEKIIEAKPFIKWAGGKSQLLHEIRKYYPFDEKINRYCEPFVGAGAVLFDVLNSFDLKEVYISDINKEAINSYKVIRDDVENLIELLEEFQNEYKDLTHEERKVIYYKNREEFNRLKVLKNFDSLKRAALFIFLNKTGFNGLYRENMRGLFNVPIGSYKNPKILDEDNLLNVNKKLQNVEIIHGDYKKSSDFIDNNTFVYFDPPYRPIKPTSNFTSYSKDSFTDEDQIELAEFFKQMDKKSAHLLLSNSDPKNYDLNDDFFDDLYKGFNIKRVKASRTINSNKNERGQIYEVLINNYGKNR
- a CDS encoding type II restriction enzyme — its product is MVKTDKSNEAWKELFNKHDILNNVKKNGYFEIKASQIKEFREPRLMAKWDSYESLPSIFKKNKINILPISRGSYILSDFKLYQALENSFTTNTKMCKVKLPKLESVDIRNITSESNAINVLLLSDILDNFLNEEGNVSTFNGRMGTGEFKFKVDRVNRDPFEVEVDKAQCEIDGGMENKNSVVIMEAKNVVNNDFHIRQLYYPYRLWRNRVNKPIRLVFSVYSNQIFRLQEYTFTDTNNYSSIKLIKENYYSLEDTEITMEDLFKVYQSTRVETDDNTNHQSKDDAPFIQADSFERVISLLEALYKEDLTTVQIAEVMEFDIRQSDYYYNAGKYLGIFEKYTDYEDSDEDGNTLIKVRLTKLGKDIAKKTYKDRQLALVQLMLKHKIFSELFFELYSTGKLPSKDNIQAKMRKYNVCKEGVVVRRSSSVQGWLNWIISLLNIEEV
- a CDS encoding MgtC/SapB family protein yields the protein MNFFDSFNLNLLLRIALSVIAGFIIGSERETKNKSAGVRTHTIVCLGACIAMIISKYGFYDVKSYDAARVAAQIVSGVGFLGAGVIFVKNYGVTGLTTAAGMWTTSIVGMAFGSGMYFVGIVAAAFIVIFQTFMFNGEIFKRHEQYTTIIESRSSNIIGRIDTYIEENQLHKKGYNLRFKDEKFILNFNIYPKDSEELNEFIEFLENDLHVEKFDIF
- the jag gene encoding RNA-binding cell elongation regulator Jag/EloR, with the protein product MKKSLTKSAKTVEEAVKLALDEIGKNRSEVTIEVLEEGSGGFLGLIGGKDAVVRISYDEDMDKVLEDLKNEIEVDSLKAVEKDYDIKKRSEEIKREEGIPTEEPIEEKAKDIGEAIKEKFEEVEDFVEEKTEDLFENDLDQENEEEVEKRDYALSKKRSNIDNYYKAKELLEEILTAMHFENVSVIGNLDGSIIKLDAKVDESDTGIAIGKNGASLDAIEFIIRKAIDSRSNNLRVNVDINNYKRRRDEKIVRLARDTAQKVAQSGKSWNLRYMNSYERRLAHEEIAKHRNVTSHSEGREPQRYVVVDYVGE
- a CDS encoding TRM11 family SAM-dependent methyltransferase, with the protein product MSIVKKWEPDDFELEMTTHWSFPKRGNWATHDAKWRGNWSPYIPRNILLRYSEEEDLVLDQFAGGGTTLVEAKLLNRNIIGIDVNDVALNRCKEKIDFNLTDRPMGNVKLVKGDARNLDFLKDEGIDLVCTHPPYADIIKYSDNLEDDLSLLKIDEFLKEMKKVAAESYRVLKKDKFCAILMGDTRKNKHMVHLGFDVLKVFEDEGFKLKELIIKEQHNTRATGFWKQRSIDYNFLLIAHEYLFILIK